The Candidatus Goldiibacteriota bacterium HGW-Goldbacteria-1 genome includes a window with the following:
- a CDS encoding restriction endonuclease subunit M → MTNFKESANFIWSIADLLRGEYKPYEYGEVILPLTVLRRLDCVLEPTKEKVLSYVTDTKKFSEAAAEKVLKNKAKLTFFNKSKYDFQKIVADPGHIAANLRNYINGFSSNARDILQNFKFEQQIKKLDEKNLLYMLVKRFAETDLHPDKISNLHMGYIFEELIRKFADASNETAGEHFTPREVIRLMVDVLFIADDKALTKPGIVKTLYDPACGTGGMLSVAEEYIREHNKNADLRVFGQEINDQSYAICNSDMLIKGQNPDNIKLGNSFTMDGLADQKFDYMLSNPPFGVEWKKVQDEITKESETMGFKGRFGAGLPRISDGSFLFLQHMIAKMKPDGTRIGIVFNGSPLFSGGAGSGESEIRKWIIEGDMLEAIIALPDQLFYNTGISTYIWIVTNHKDKKRKGTIQLINAVNFFVNMRKSMGNKRHEISKEQIEEITRIYGDYKEGENCKIFKNEYFGYTRVTVERPLRLNFTVTKERIEKLKEESAFKNLATSKKKGKEAIKEIEEGTKMQDGILNALKAFDIKKVYKNRDEFLKELEAAFAKKDIKLKAPVYKAVLSALSEKDETADICLTAEGKPESDSDLRDNENIPLTNNIEDYFKREVLPHVPDAWMDREKDKVGYEINFNKEFYKYKPLRSLEEIKKDILALENETKGLLEKVLE, encoded by the coding sequence ATGACAAATTTTAAAGAAAGCGCTAATTTTATATGGTCTATAGCAGACCTTCTGCGCGGGGAGTATAAACCATACGAATACGGGGAAGTTATACTGCCATTGACTGTTCTAAGGCGCCTTGACTGCGTGCTGGAACCCACCAAAGAAAAAGTTTTGTCTTATGTTACCGATACAAAAAAATTCAGCGAAGCAGCAGCAGAAAAGGTATTAAAAAATAAAGCTAAACTTACTTTTTTTAATAAGAGCAAATATGATTTTCAGAAAATTGTGGCAGACCCGGGACATATCGCGGCAAATCTAAGAAATTATATAAATGGGTTTTCATCAAACGCGCGGGATATTCTGCAGAACTTTAAGTTTGAACAGCAGATAAAAAAACTGGACGAAAAAAATCTTTTATATATGTTGGTAAAGAGATTCGCGGAAACAGACCTTCATCCGGATAAAATATCCAACCTGCATATGGGCTATATATTCGAAGAACTAATCCGCAAGTTTGCAGACGCATCCAACGAAACAGCAGGAGAACACTTTACGCCAAGGGAAGTAATAAGGCTTATGGTTGATGTGCTGTTTATAGCGGATGACAAAGCGCTTACAAAACCCGGTATTGTAAAAACCCTTTATGACCCTGCCTGCGGAACAGGCGGAATGCTGTCAGTTGCGGAAGAGTATATAAGGGAACACAATAAGAATGCTGACCTTAGAGTATTTGGACAGGAAATAAATGACCAGTCATACGCTATTTGTAACTCTGACATGTTAATTAAAGGGCAGAACCCTGATAATATTAAGCTTGGTAATTCTTTTACAATGGACGGGCTTGCAGACCAGAAATTTGATTACATGCTAAGTAATCCGCCTTTTGGGGTGGAATGGAAAAAGGTTCAGGATGAAATAACAAAAGAGAGCGAAACAATGGGATTTAAAGGCCGCTTTGGCGCGGGCCTTCCAAGAATAAGCGACGGGTCGTTTTTATTTTTACAGCATATGATAGCCAAAATGAAGCCTGACGGAACAAGGATAGGTATAGTATTTAATGGGTCGCCATTATTTTCGGGCGGTGCCGGCAGCGGGGAAAGCGAAATACGCAAATGGATAATAGAAGGCGATATGCTTGAAGCAATAATAGCCCTGCCTGACCAGCTTTTTTATAATACCGGTATTTCCACGTATATTTGGATTGTAACCAATCATAAGGATAAAAAAAGAAAAGGCACAATTCAGCTTATTAACGCGGTAAATTTCTTTGTTAATATGCGTAAATCAATGGGAAATAAAAGGCATGAAATAAGCAAGGAACAGATTGAAGAAATTACAAGGATATATGGCGATTACAAAGAAGGCGAGAATTGTAAGATTTTTAAGAATGAATATTTTGGTTATACAAGGGTAACAGTAGAACGCCCGCTAAGACTTAACTTTACAGTGACAAAAGAAAGAATAGAAAAATTAAAAGAAGAATCCGCGTTTAAAAATCTTGCAACATCCAAAAAGAAAGGCAAGGAAGCCATAAAAGAAATTGAAGAAGGTACAAAAATGCAGGACGGTATATTAAATGCGTTAAAGGCATTTGACATAAAGAAAGTATATAAGAACAGAGATGAATTTTTAAAAGAACTGGAAGCGGCGTTTGCCAAAAAAGACATAAAACTTAAAGCCCCGGTTTATAAGGCGGTTTTGTCAGCTTTATCTGAAAAGGATGAAACAGCGGATATATGCTTAACCGCGGAAGGCAAACCGGAATCAGATTCAGACCTGCGTGATAACGAGAACATCCCGCTTACGAATAATATAGAAGACTATTTTAAAAGGGAAGTTCTGCCGCATGTCCCTGATGCATGGATGGATAGGGAAAAGGACAAAGTGGGGTACGAAATAAATTTTAATAAGGAATTTTACAAGTACAAACCACTTAGAAGCCTTGAAGAAATTAAGAAGGATATTTTAGCATTGGAAAACGAAACCAAAGGATTGTTGGAAAAGGTGCTGGAATAA